AAATCTCGATTGGCCGGTTTCAAAAATTTACTTTGCACCATCATATCCATTTGGGCAAACAAGGGATCGTAAAAACCATTAACATTTAATACACCGATTGGCTTGTTATGTAAACCGAGCTGCAACCAGGTTAATACTTCAAAAAATTCTTCAAGCGTACCGAAACCACCAGGCAAAATTACAAAACCATCACTTAAATCGGCCATTTTCTGTTTTCGCTGATGCATATTTTCGGTAACAAGCATTTCTGTTAAACCCCGATGACCTACTTCCTTATCCATTAAAAACTGAGGAATTACCCCCGTTACCAAACCACCCAAATCCAATACATCGTTAGCTAAAACGCCCATTACACCAACGCTTCCCCCTCCATAAACCAATCTGATCTGCTGTTTTACAAGCGTTTCTGCTAATTGCTTTATTGCATTGCGTAGCGCTACATCGCCATTAAAGTTTGAG
The nucleotide sequence above comes from Pedobacter riviphilus. Encoded proteins:
- a CDS encoding LOG family protein yields the protein MNKLNSVCVYCGSNFNGDVALRNAIKQLAETLVKQQIRLVYGGGSVGVMGVLANDVLDLGGLVTGVIPQFLMDKEVGHRGLTEMLVTENMHQRKQKMADLSDGFVILPGGFGTLEEFFEVLTWLQLGLHNKPIGVLNVNGFYDPLFAQMDMMVQSKFLKPANRDLVFNEANAETLIDKMDDFSAIPDEVWFRERNLS